One Ogataea parapolymorpha DL-1 chromosome VI, whole genome shotgun sequence DNA window includes the following coding sequences:
- a CDS encoding Histone H4, protein MSGRGKGGKGLGKGGAKRHRKILRDNIQGITKPAIRRLARRGGVKRISALIYEEVRAVLKSFLENVIRDAVTYTEHAKRKTVTSLDVVYALKRQGRTLYGFGG, encoded by the coding sequence ATGTCCGGTAGAGGAAAAGGAGGAAAAGGTCTAGGAAAGGGAGGTGCTAAGAGACACAGAAAGATCCTTAGAGATAACATCCAAGGTATCACTAAGCCAGCCATCAGAAGACTTGCCAGAAGAGGTGGTGTCAAGAGAATTTCTGCTCTGATTTACGAAGAAGTCAGAGCTGTCCTCAAATCCTTTTTGGAGAACGTTATCAGAGATGCTGTTACCTACACCGAGCACGCTAAGAGAAAGACCGTTACTTCCTTGGACGTTGTCTACGCTTTGAAGAGACAAGGAAGAACTTTGTACGGTTTCGGTGGTTAA
- a CDS encoding histone H3.1/H3.2, whose protein sequence is MARTKQTARKSTGGKAPRKQLASKAARKSAPATGGVKKPHRYKPGTVALREIRRFQKSTELLIRKLPFQRLVREIAQDFKTDLRFQSSAIGALQESVEAYLVSLFEDTNLCAIHAKRVTIQKKDIQLARRLRGERS, encoded by the coding sequence ATGGCTAGAACCAAACAAACCGCAAGAAAATCTACTGGTGGAAAGGCCCCAAGAAAGCAGCTTGCTTCTAAGGCCGCCAGAAAGTCCGCCCCAGCTACTGGTGGTGTCAAGAAGCCACACAGATATAAGCCAGGTACTGTTGCCCTGAGAGAAATCAGAAGATTCCAAAAATCTACTGAATTGCTTATCAGAAAGTTGCCATTCCAAAGATTGGTCAGAGAAATTGCACAGGACTTCAAGACCGACTTGAGATTCCAGTCCTCTGCTATCGGTGCTCTGCAGGAGTCCGTTGAGGCTTACCTCGTTTCCCTCTTTGAGGACACCAACTTGTGTGCTATTCACGCTAAGAGAGTTACCATCCAAAAGAAGGATATTCAACTTGCTAGAAGATTGAGAGGTGAGAGATCGTAA
- a CDS encoding Isocitrate dehydrogenase [NADP] peroxisomal, giving the protein MTKIKVKTPVVEMDGDEMTRIIWKLIKDQLILPFLDIDLKYYDLGIEYRDQTSDKVTIDSALATQKYGVAVKCATITPDEARVKEFGLKKMWLSPNGTIRNVLGGTVFREPIIIDNIPRIIQHWEKPIIIGRHAFGDQYKCENIVTPDCGGELKIVFVPKDGSKNIEIPVYNFDGKGCALSMYNTEESIKGFAVSSFELALDRKLPLYMSTKNTILKQYDGLFKDTFQNIYETRYKDKFEKLGIWYEHRLIDDMVAQMVKSKGGFIIAMKNYDGDVQSDVVAQGFGSLGLMTSVLISADGKSFEAEAAHGTVTRHYRQHQQGKETSTNSIASIFAWSRGLIKRGELDDTPDVVKFGKTLEKATIDTVKDGIMTKDLALARGETERSSYVTTEEFIEAVAKKLGSLLEA; this is encoded by the coding sequence ATGACGAAAATCAAAGTTAAGACACCGGTGGTAGAAATGGATGGGGATGAGATGACAAGAATTATTTGGAAGTTGATCAAGGATCAGTTGATTCTTCCATTCTTGGACATCGATCTCAAATACTATGACCTTGGCATTGAGTACAGAGATCAAACTTCTGATAAAGTTACAATTGACTCTGCACTGGCCACCCAGAAGTATGGCGTTGCAGTCAAGTGTGCTACCATCACTCCTGATGAGGCCCGTGTTAAAGAGTTTGGTCTTAAAAAGATGTGGTTGTCCCCAAACGGTACCATTAGAAACGTTTTAGGTGGTACGGTTTTTCGTGAACCTATCATTATCGACAATATTCCTAGAATCATTCAGCATTGGGAGAAACCAATCATCATTGGGAGACACgcttttggagatcagTACAAGTGTGAAAATATTGTGACTCCAGATTGCGGAGGAGAGCTCAAGATAGTTTTTGTTCCCAAAGATGGTAGCAAAAACATAGAAATCCCTGTTTATAATTTTGATGGTAAAGGCTGTGCCTTGTCAATGTACAACACTGAGGAGTCTATCAAAGGTTTTGCTGTCAGCTCTTTTGAACTGGCACTTGACCGTAAGCTGCCGCTATACATGTCGACGAAAAACACTATTTTGAAGCAGTACGATGGCCTGTTCAAAGATACtttccaaaatatttacGAGACACGGTACAAGGATaagtttgagaagctgggaATTTGGTATGAGCACCGCCTAATTGACGATATGGTGGCCCAGATGGTGAAATCCAAAGGAGGATTCATCATTGCCATGAAGAACTACGATGGTGACGTTCAATCAGATGTTGTGGCACAAGGATTTGGCTCCTTGGGTTTGATGACATCAGTTCTTATTTCTGCAGATGGCAAATCTTTTGAGGCAGAGGCAGCCCATGGAACCGTTACCAGGCATTATAGGcagcatcaacaaggtAAGGAAACGTCCACGAACTCAATTGCTTCCATATTTGCTTGGAGTAGAGGTCTGATCAAAAGGGGAGAGTTAGACGATACTCCGGACGTTGTTAAATTTGGCAAAACTCTAGAAAAGGCCACCATTGATACAGTTAAGGACGGCATAATGACCAAAGACCTCGCTCTAGCTAGAGGAGAGACTGAGCGCTCTTCCTATGTGACGACCGAGGAATTCATTGAGGCTGTTGCAAAAAAGCTCGGTTCGCTTTTGGAAGCATAG
- a CDS encoding Tyrosine-protein phosphatase SIW14 translates to MAEEAEIFDFEQANKEEILIDEKALKTQSLPPIFLGHQQRSDSADEEEYDKFVPTDPALIEQYKNKLHRISYTPPENFALVCGSIYRSSFPRIENFEFMLKLKLKSVLCLIPEEYPSENMEFLRENDIQFFQVGLSGNKEPFVKIKPDQVNEALKIIANPEHHPILVHCNRGKHRTGCIVGCIRKLQKWSLSMIFDEYRRFAYPKERPLDQQFIEMFDDSHIQQYAQDRNWLPLEW, encoded by the coding sequence ATGGCCGAAGAAGCTGAgatttttgattttgaacaagcGAATAAGGAAGAGATCCTTATTGATGAAAAAGCATTGAAGACACAGTCGCTGCCACCTATTTTTCTTGGACACCAACAACGCTCTGACAGTGCGGATGAAGAGGAGTATGATAAGTTTGTTCCAACAGATCCGGCCTTAATCGAGCAGTACAAGAATAAACTCCATAGAATTTCCTATACACCTCCGGAGAATTTCGCTTTGGTATGCGGATCAATATATCGCTCTTCGTTCCCGCGCATTGAGAACTTTGAATTCatgttgaaattgaaacTGAAATCTGTATTATGTTTAATACCGGAAGAATACCCTTCGGAGAATATGGAGTTTTTGAGAGAAAACGATATTCAATTCTTTCAAGTCGGCCTCAGTGGAAATAAAGAACCGTTTGTTAAAATCAAACCCGACCAAGTGAACGAGGCATTGAAGATTATTGCTAACCCTGAGCATCATCCAATACTGGTGCATTGTAACAGGGGAAAACACAGAACAGGATGTATAGTCGGATGCATTCGAAAATTACAGAAATGGTCATTAAGCATGATTTTTGACGAGTATCGACGTTTTGCCTACCCAAAGGAGCGACCGTTAGATCAACAATTCATCGAGATGTTCGATGATTCGCATATACAACAATACGCACAAGACCGCAATTGGCTTCCTCTAGAATGGTGA
- a CDS encoding transport protein, with the protein MITEIYENYIKTNSGLCFILLGNLFNSFMVFFCKLLLLDKDFDPPIHPLHILAIRMFITYICCSYFLWEDPNFPFGPKGYRIYMILRGLGGFVGVAGQYFALMYLSVSDTVVMSFLAPTVTSWMAYVFLGEPYTRLEAICGATAFLGVVLVARPSFIFYGHDTNSDEDAPDGNQVIESSSATLRLIGTCAILLSCFGTGVSMCSMRKIGFHAHPLLTVSIFALITFILSSAGAIIFQLPLQIPHTLNQWLLLSTVGIAGFVMQYLSTMGMQREKAARAMSMSYTQLLYTTVLEYVLFNHLPSPLTILGSSIIIGSVMIIILYKPEEDDDENLDTELSLYEDTNSINSSDSDK; encoded by the coding sequence ATGATTACTGAGATTTACGAAAACTACATCAAGACAAACTCAGGACTTTGCTTTATCCTGCTGGGAAATCTTTTCAACTCTTTTATGGTTTTCTTCTGCAAGCTATTATTGCTAGATAAGGACTTTGACCCCCCGATCCATCCATTACATATCCTAGCGATTCGGATGTTCATCACATACATATGTTGCTCATATTTTCTATGGGAAGATCCAAATTTCCCATTCGGTCCTAAAGGCTACCGGATCTACATGATTTTGCGAGGTCTTGGCGGATTTGTTGGGGTAGCGGGTCAATACTTTGCGCTAATGTATTTATCAGTTTCTGATACGGTGGTGATGAGCTTCCTGGCACCTACAGTGACGTCGTGGATGGCATATGTCTTCCTGGGCGAACCGTATACTCGGCTGGAAGCAATATGTGGGGCAACTGCTTTTTTGGGAGTCGTTTTGGTTGCTCGACCCTCCTTCATATTTTATGGGCATGACACTAATTCCGATGAAGATGCTCCTGACGGTAACCAAGTAATTGAATCAAGTTCGGCCACTTTGAGACTCATCGGAACATGTGCAATTCTTTTGTCCTGTTTCGGAACAGGTGTTTCGATGTGCTCAATGCGGAAAATCGGATTCCATGCACACCCTCTTCTTACAGTCTCCATTTTCGCTCTTATAACCTTCATTTTATCATCTGCTGGAGcaataatttttcagctaCCATTGCAGATCCCTCATACCCTGAATCaatggcttcttctttcaacAGTTGGCATAGCAGGCTTTGTTATGCAGTACCTCTCGACGATGGGTATGCAGCGTGAGAAAGCCGCTAGAGCTATGTCTATGTCATATACGCAGTTGCTTTATACAACTGTTCTAGAGTACGTTCTCTTTAATCATCTTCCAAGTCCGCTGACTATTCTTGGATCATCAATCATCATTGGATCAGTGATGATCATCATCCTATATAAGCCAGAGgaagatgacgacgaaaacCTTGACACCGAGTTATCATTATACGAAGACACAAATTCGATAAACTCCTCCGACTCCGATAAATAG